From the Tribolium castaneum strain GA2 chromosome 2, icTriCast1.1, whole genome shotgun sequence genome, one window contains:
- the LOC658687 gene encoding UBX domain-containing protein 1, with translation MSGTVDTLVEMGFSKARAELAVSKTGTEDIQVAMDWLLSHEEELEDMPEPPQAADASAPEAQPSPEGQVVRSFKCDDCGKLFKSQDEVEFHATKSGHEHFSESTEEKKPLTEEEKKEQLAKIEAKLKQRRMEREAREKQEALEKERSRIKSGKELLEAKKKHDEIEMKKLVEQRKREKEEERLARQRVKEQIEQDKLARKAKFSGQPLEEAPQAATPAPQPAAPKPAAGYSEVMLQIRLTNGSSLVQKFGAKEPLSAVRLYVEMNRKDGEGPFSLMTNYPKKVFGPEDYDVPLESLGLGPRATLIVSKS, from the exons atgtcggGTACTGTGGACACCTTGGTCGAGATGGGCTTCAGCAAAGCACGAGC TGAGTTAGCAGTTTCCAAAACCGGGACCGAAGACATCCAGGTTGCCATGGACTGGCTGCTGTCCCACGAGGAAGAGCTGGAGGACATGCCGGAGCCCCCGCAAGCCGCCGACGCCTCCGCCCCCGAAGCGCAGCCCAGTCCCGAGGGCCAAGTCGTCAGGTCCTTCAAATGTGACGACTGCGGCAAGCTGTTCAAGTCGCAGGACGAGGTGGAGTTTCACGCCACAAAGTCGGGCCACGAGCACTTCTCGGAGTCGACGGAGGAGAAGAAACCGCTCACTGAGGAAGAAAAGAAGGAACAACTGGCGAAAATCGAAGCCAAGCTCAAACAGAGGCGCATGGAGCGCGAAGCGCGCGAGAAACAGGAGGCCCTGGAGAAGGAACGCAGTCGGATCAAGTCGGGAAAGGAGCTGCTGGAGGCCAAGAAAAAACACGACGAGATCGAGATGAAGAAGCTTGTGGAGCAGCGAAAGCGGGAGAAGGAGGAGGAAAGGCTGGCCAGACAGCGTGTGAAAGAACAAATCGAACAGGACAAGTTGGCTCGGAAAGCGAAATTTTCGGGGCAACCGCTGGAGGAAGCCCCACAAGCTGCTACGCCGGCGCCCCAACCGGCGGCCCCCAAGCCGGCGGCCGGTTACTCGGAGGTTATGCTGCAGATCAGGCTCACGAATGGGTCGTCGCTTGTGCAGAAGTTCGGGGCCAAGGAGCCCCTGAGCGCTGTGAGGCTGTATGTGGAAATGAACCGAAAGGACGGGGAAGGGCCCTTTAGCCTTATGACGAATTATCCAAAGAAGGTTTTCGGGCCTGAAGATTACGATGTTCCTTTAGAAAGTCTAG GTTTGGGTCCAAGGGCCACACTCATCGTTTCAAAATCGTAA
- the RNaseX25 gene encoding ribonuclease Oy, with protein sequence MLPVLLVLVLAAVNPCISDDDISVDKPKPTPTPYHDWDYIVYSQRWPITGCSQWKEKSPKNTCNLPQDNSTWVVHGLWPTKTGQKGPLFCPSALHFDPEQLRPVMKEMQDFWPNVEANTKPDSFWKHEWGKHGTCAASLPVLNSVINYFKKGLEWNQQYKISALLAKSKIVPNPQGYNISEIYQAVRSATGKNPIVQCVVDEKKQSLISEIQICFDKTLDLIHCNVTGALPDGEILTDCSRKKDVMYFATVPNNASLELEFDEFFGDHEPSIDTCIENYYLERELLKVYRLIKFLMWFTL encoded by the exons atgttGCCCGTTCTCCTGGTCCTGGTTCTAGCAGCTGTCAACCCTTG CATATCCGATGACGACATTTCCGTGGATAAGCCCAAACCGACCCCGACCCCTTACCACGACTGGGACTACATCGTCTACAGCCAGCGTTGGCCCATCACGGGCTGCTCCCAGTGGAAGGAGAAGAGCCCCAAGAACACGTGCAACCTGCCCCAGGACAACTCCACCTGGGTCGTGCACGGGCTCTGGCCCACCAAGACGGGGCAAAAGGGGCCGCTGTTCTGCCCCTCGGCCCTGCACTTCGACCCCGAGCAGCTGCGGCCCGTCATGAAGGAGATGCAGGATTTCTGGCCCAACGTGGAGGCGAACACCAAGCCCGACTCGTTCTGGAAGCACGAGTGGGGCAAGCACGGCACTTGCGCCGCCAGTCTCCCGGTTTTAAACAGCGTGATCAACTACTTCAAAAAGGGGCTAGAGTGGAACCAGCAGTACAAAATCTCAGCTTTGCTCGCGAAAAGCAAGATCGTCCCCAATCCGCAAGGGTACAACATCTCGGAGATCTACCAAGCGGTGAGAAGCGCCACGGGGAAGAACCCCATCGTCCAGTGCGTTGTGGACGAAAAGAAGCAATCCCTAATTAGCGAAATACAAATTTGCTTCGACAAAACGCTAGATTTGATCCACTGTAACGTCACTGGCGCGCTACCCGATGGCGAGATCTTGACCGATTGTAGCAGGAAAAAAGATGTGATGTATTTCGCGACAGTTCCTAATAACGCCAGTTTGGAGCTGGAGTTTGACGAGTTTTTTGGAGACCACGAACCTAGCATAGACACCTGTATAGAGAACTACTACTTAGAACGGGAATTGTTGAAGGTTTatcgcttaattaaatttttaatgtggtTCACATTGTAG